From the genome of Arthrobacter sp. SLBN-122:
GGCCTGGAAACCCAGACCATGAAGCTGTTCGAGGTCTGCAAGCAGCGCAACCTGCCCATCATCACCGTGATCAACAAGTGGGACCGTCCCGGCCTGGACGCATTGGCCCTGATGGACGAAATCACCGAACGCACCGGCCTGCAGCCCATGCCGCTGACCTGGGCTGTTGGGATATCCGGGGACTTCCGCGGCGTCTGGGACCTCCGCAACGACCGCTTCGCAAGGTTCCAGCGCAACAACGCAGGCGCCCAGATCGCCATCACCGAGTACTTCACCCCTGAGGAAGCCGCGGAAAGCCAGGGCAGCAACTGGTCCGACGCCGTGGACGAGGCCGGCCTGGTGATCGAGTCCAACCTGGAGTTCGACGTCGACGCCTTCCACGCCGGCAAGGCCACCCCCATCCTGTTCAGCTCCGCCGCACTGAACTTCGGCGTCAAGGAACTGCTGGACGCGCTGGTGGACTTCGCGCCGCCGGCCGCGCCCCGCCCCGACGTGGAGGGCAACCCGCGGCCCGTGGAATCGCCGTTCTCCGGCTTCGTCTTCAAGGTCCAGGCCGGCATGAACAAGGCCCACCGCGACCATGTGGCCTTCATCCGCGTCTGCTCCGGCGTGTTCGAGCGCGGCATGGTGGTCACCCAGACCCGCACCGGCAAGTCCTTCGCCACCAAGTACGCGCAGCAGGTGTTCGGCCGCGAACGCGAGGTCATCGACGAGGCCTACCCCGGTGACGTCGTCGGGCTGGTGAACGCGTCCTCCCTGCGTGTGGGGGACAGCCTGTTCCTTGAGGACCCCGTGGAATACCCGGCCATCCCGCTGTTCGCCCCCGAACACTTCCAGGTGGCGCGCTCCAAGGACCCCAGCAAGTTCAAGCAGTTCCGCCGCGGCATCGAACAGCTGGAACACGAGGGCGTCATCCAGGTGCTCCGCTCCGACGTCCGCGGTGACCAGGCGCCGGTGCTTGCCGCCGTCGGGCCCATGCAGTTCGAGGTGGTGGAGGACCGCATGGCGCATGACTTCAGCGCACCCATGCGGCTGGAACGCCTGCCCTACTCGCTGGCCAGGATTTCGACGGCGGACGCCATGCCTGCGCTGGCCAACGTCATCGGCGCGGAGGTGCTGTTGCGCTCCGACGGCGAATACCTCGCCCTGTTCAACGACGTTTGGGCGCTGCGCCGGATCGAGAAGAACCACCCGGACCTGACCCTCGTGCCCATCGGCACGCACAACCCCGCAAAGTAGGGCCTCATGGCTGAAATCCAACCCCGCGCACTGGTCACCGGTGTGGGCACCATCAACCCCCTGGGTTCCAACGCCAAGGAAACCTGGGAGGCCCTGCTTGACGGGCGTTCCGGGATTGCGGCGTTGGAGCAGGACTGGTCGGAACAGCTGCCCGTGAGGATCGCCGGGCAGGTCACGGCTGACCTCTCGGAGCACCTCAGCACCCGCGAGATGAAGCGGATGGACCGGTGCGGGCAGTTCGCGCTGATTGCGGCACGGGAGGCGTGGGCACAGGCCGGCGCCCCGGAGGTGGACCCGGAACGGTTCGCCGTGGTGATCGGTTCCGCATATGGCGGCCTGGGTTCCACCCTTGAGCAGGACCGCGTGCTGGGACAGTCCGGCCCCCGCAAGGTCTCGCCGCATACCCTTACCCGGCTCATGGTCAACGGCCCGGCCGCGTGGGTGTCCATGGACCTGGGTGCCCGTGGCGGCGCCCGGACCCCCGTCAGCGCCTGCGCCTCCGGGGCTGAGGCGATTGTCCAGGCAGC
Proteins encoded in this window:
- a CDS encoding peptide chain release factor 3, with product MSQDVLTPARISGIHKEAGRRRTFAVISHPDAGKSTLTEALALHARVIGTAGASSGKANRKETVSDWMQMEKDRGISISSAALQFSYRDTVINLLDTPGHADFSEDTYRVLAAVDCAVMLVDAAKGLETQTMKLFEVCKQRNLPIITVINKWDRPGLDALALMDEITERTGLQPMPLTWAVGISGDFRGVWDLRNDRFARFQRNNAGAQIAITEYFTPEEAAESQGSNWSDAVDEAGLVIESNLEFDVDAFHAGKATPILFSSAALNFGVKELLDALVDFAPPAAPRPDVEGNPRPVESPFSGFVFKVQAGMNKAHRDHVAFIRVCSGVFERGMVVTQTRTGKSFATKYAQQVFGREREVIDEAYPGDVVGLVNASSLRVGDSLFLEDPVEYPAIPLFAPEHFQVARSKDPSKFKQFRRGIEQLEHEGVIQVLRSDVRGDQAPVLAAVGPMQFEVVEDRMAHDFSAPMRLERLPYSLARISTADAMPALANVIGAEVLLRSDGEYLALFNDVWALRRIEKNHPDLTLVPIGTHNPAK